A genomic region of Oryza glaberrima chromosome 1, OglaRS2, whole genome shotgun sequence contains the following coding sequences:
- the LOC127762330 gene encoding LOB domain-containing protein 6: MASSSASSVPAPSGSVITIASASASASAAANTAACGTGSPCAACKFLRRKCQPDCVFAPYFPPDNPQKFVHVHRVFGASNVTKLLNELHPYQREDAVNSLAYEADMRLRDPVYGCVAIISILQRNLRQLQQDLARAKFELSKYQQAAAAAAAASASTGTNNGPHSMAEFIGNAVPNGAQSFINVGHSAALASVGGAAACFGQEQQFSAVHMLSRSYEGEPIARLGGNGGYEFGYSTSMAGGGHMSGLGALGGAPFLKSGIAGSDERQGAGQ, from the exons ATGGCGTCATCGTCAGCGTCGTCCGTGCCGGCGCCGTCGGGGTCGGTGATCACCATAGCGtcagcgtcggcgtcggcgtcggcggcggcgaacacggcggcgtgcggcacGGGGTCGCCGTGCGCGGCGTGCAAGTTCCTCCGCCGCAAGTGCCAGCCCGACTGCGTGTTCGCGCCCTACTTCCCGCCGGACAACCCGCAGAAGTTCGTCCACGTGCACCGCGTCTTCGGCGCGAGCAACGTGACCAAGCTGCTGAACGAGCTGCACCCCTACCAGCGCGAGGACGCCGTGAACTCGCTCGCCTACGAGGCCGACATGCGCCTCCGCGACCCCGTCTACGGCTGCGTCGCCATCATCTCCATCCTCCAGCGCAACCTCCGCCAGCTCCAGCAGGACCTCGCCCGCGCCAAGTTCGAGCTCTCCAAGTACCAGCAG gcggcggctgcggcggcggcggcttccgcgTCGACGGGGACGAATAACGGGCCGCACTCGATGGCGGAGTTCATCGGCAACGCGGTGCCGAACGGCGCGCAGAGCTTCATCAACGTCGGGCACTCGGCGGCGCTCGCCTCcgtcggtggcgcggcggcgtgcttCGGGCAAGAGCAGCAGTTCTCGGCCGTCCACATGCTGTCGAGGAGCTACGAAGGGGAGCCCATCGCGAGgctcggcggcaacggcggctaCGAGTTCGGGTACTCGACgtcgatggccggcggcgggcataTGTCCGGGCTTGGCGCGCTCGGCGGCGCGCCGTTCTTGAAGTCCGGCATCGCCGGCAGCGACGAGAGGCAAGGCGCCGGCCAGTAG
- the LOC127782667 gene encoding rhodanese-like domain-containing protein 4A, chloroplastic, producing MPLAGMALLQLREHCSLLPNPLRPARNPRKNRLLPPNSAKVPGFSRISIHGAPPAPEAAILEEMVEVDVDVEAAVVPWRGAFLFPVAAAVVASWPLPSLAAEAGGKVSLESIVVAIDDFNNRNPFFVAGAVFVWLVAIPLVQEYFKKYKAVSAIDAFRKLRDEPGAQLLDIRRGKSVRFMASPNLRLVEKSAVQVEFDEEDEEGFVKEVLARFPDPANTVVCVLDNFDGNSMKVAELLFNNGFKEAYAIKGGLRGPEGWQAIQEKYLPPSVHVVPRKKSKESEDSDVSADGTDDQLEVNGKLLATPNSSVVNTGNGAEDSTEKPNGSTSAIKHASRRPLSPYPNYPDLKPPSSPTPSKPER from the exons ATGCCGCTCGCGGGCATGGCTCTCCTCCAGCTCCGAGAGCACTGCTCCCTCCTCCCAAATCCCCTCAGACCCGCGAGGAATCCTCGCAAGAACCGGCTCTTGCCGCCAAATTCGGCCAAGGTTCCCGGCTTCTCAAGAATCTCAATCCACGgtgcgccgcccgcgcccgaggCCGCAATCTTGGAGGAAATGGTGGAGGTGGACGTGGATGTGGAGGCCGCGGTTGTGCCGTGGAGGGGCGCGTTCCTCTTccccgttgccgccgccgtcgtcgcgtccTGGCCGCTCCCTTCgctcgcggcggaggccggcgggaaGGTCAGCCTCGAGTCCATCGTGGTGGCCATCGACGACTTCAACAACCGCAACCCCTTCTTCGTGGCCGGGGCGGTGTTCGTCTGGCTCGTGGCGATCCCGCTGGTGCAGGAGTACTTCAAGAAGTACAAGGCGGTGAGCGCCATCGACGCGTTCCGCAAGCTCCGCGACGAGCCGGGGGCGCAGCTGCTGGACATCAGGAGGGGGAAGAGCGTGCGGTTCATGGCGTCGCCGAACCTGAGGCTCGTCGAGAAGAGCGCCGTTCAGGTGGAGTtcgacgaggaagacgaggagggaTTCGTCAAGGAGGTGCTGGCTAGATTCCCTGACCCGGCGAACACCGTCGTCTGCGTTCTTGACAA CTTTGATGGTAATTCTATGAAAGTGGCCGAGCTGCTGTTCAACAATGGTTTCAAGGAAGCTTATGCAATCAAAGGTGGGCTGAGAGGCCCAGAAGGGTGGCAG GCAATTCAAGAGAAATATCTTCCCCCATCTGTTCATGTTGTTCCAAGGAAGAAGAGCAAAGAATCAGAGGACTCTGATGTTAGCGCTGATGGAACAGATGACCAGCTGGAAGTGAATGGAAAATTATTAGCTACCCCTAATAGTTCTGTAGTCAATACAGGCAATGGAGCTGAAGATAGTACCGAGAAGCCCAATGGGAGTACTTCAGCCATAAAGCATGCAAGCCGGAGACCATTATCACCATATCCAAAT TACCCTGACTTGAAGCCACCATCATCGCCGACACCATCAAAGCCAGAGAGGTAG
- the LOC127782657 gene encoding G-type lectin S-receptor-like serine/threonine-protein kinase At2g19130, whose protein sequence is MAAARGGRRRRPSSSSSCGSPFLMMLISCLLWLHREAAPSLAADTVAVGRPLSGGQVLVSRGGKFALGFFQPDNSSQRWYMGIWYNKIPDHTKVWVANRRAPLSDPDTSRLAISADGNMVLLDRARSPVWSTNVTTGVAANSTVGVILDTGNLVLADASNTSVVLWQSFDHFGDTWLPGGRLGRNKLTGEVTRLVGWKGYDDPTPGMFSLELDPGGASQYVMSWNGSSRLYWSSGNWTGGMFSSVPEMMASNADPLSLYTFNYVDGENESYFFYDVKGEVVLTRFVVDVTGQIKFMTWVDSAAQWVLFWSEPKAQCDVYSICGPFGVCAEDALPACSCLRGFHARQPRRWLQGDHTAGCARSTALQCGGGGGAQPAAQKTKSDRFFVMPNVNLPTDGVTAASASARDCELACLGNCSCTAYSYNGSCSLWHGDLISLRDTTGAGNGGGRSISIRLAASEFSGNGNTKKLIIGLVVAGVAAAVILAVVVTVLVRRSRRLKALRRVEGSLTAFTYRDLQVATKSFSEKLGGGAFGSVFKGSLLADGTPVAVKKLEGVRQGEKQFRAEVSTIGTIQHVNLIRLLGFCTERTRRLLVYEHMPNGSLDRHLFGHGGGVLSWEARYQIALGVARGLDYLHEKCRDCIIHCDIKPENILLDDAFAAKVADFGLAKLMGRDFSRVLTTMRGTVGYLAPEWITGTAITTKADVFSYGMMLFEIISGRRNVEQGQDGAVDFFPATAARLLFDGDLKGAVDGRLAGNADMGEVERACKVACWCVQDSEATRPSMGMVVQVLEGLVDVNAPPMPRSFKVLGDPSNYVKFFSALPSIS, encoded by the exons atggcggcggctcgcggtggaagacgacgacgaccgtcgtcgtcctcctcctgcgGCTCTCCGTTTCTGATGATGCTGATCAGCTGCTTGCTGTGGCTGCACCGGGAAGCAgctccgtcgctcgccgccgatACCGTGGCCGTCGGCCGGCCGCTCTCCGGCGGGCAGGTGCTCGTGTCCAGAGGTGGCAAGTTCGCGCTCGGATTCTTCCAGCCAG ATAACTCGTCGCAGCGTTGGTACATGGGCATCTGGTACAACAAAATCCCGGATCACACCAAGGTGTGGGTCGCTAACAGGCGGGCCCCACTCTCCGACCCGGACACGTCACGCCTCGCCATCTCGGCCGACGGCAACATGGTCCTCCTCGACCGTGCCAGGTCACCGGTCTGGTCCACCAACGTCAccaccggcgtcgccgccaaCTCCACCGTCGGCGTCATCCTCGACACCGGCAACCTCGTCCTCGCCGACGCGTCGAACACCTCCGTCGTGCTGTGGCAGAGCTTCGACCACTTCGGCGACACGTGGCTCCCCGGCGGCAGGCTCGGCCGGAACAAGCTCACCGGCGAGGTGACGCGCCTGGTGGGGTGGAAAGGCTACGACGACCCGACGCCGGGGATGTTCTCCCTCGAGCTCGACCCCGGCGGCGCCAGCCAGTACGTGATGAGCTGGAACGGCAGCAGCCGGTTGTACTGGAGCAGCGGCAACTGGACCGGCGGCATGTTCAGCTCCGTGCCGGAGATGATGGCGAGCAACGCCGACCCGCTGTCGCTGTACACGTTCAACTACGTCGACGGCGAGAACGAGAGCTACTTCTTCTACGACGTCAAGGGCGAGGTGGTGCTGACGCGGTTCGTCGTCGATGTCACCGGCCAGATCAAGTTCATGACGTGGGTGGACTCCGCCGCGCAGTGGGTGCTCTTCTGGTCGGAGCCCAAGGCGCAGTGCGACGTCTACTCGATCTGCGGGCCGTTCGGCGTCTGCGCCGAGGACGCGCTGCCGGCGTGCAGCTGCCTCCGGGGCTTCCACGCGCGGCagccgcggcggtggctgcaGGGCGACCACACCGCCGGCTGCGCCAGGAGCACCGCCCTgcaatgcggcggcggcggcggcgcgcagccgGCGGCGCAGAAGACGAAGAGCGACAGGTTCTTCGTGATGCCCAACGTGAACCTGCCCACCGACGGCGTGaccgcggcgagcgcgagcgctCGCGACTGCGAGCTCGCGTGCCTCGGCAACTGCTCCTGCACCGCGTACTCCTACAACGGCAGCTGCTCGCTCTGGCACGGCGACCTCATCAGCCTCCGGGACACGACCGgcgccggcaatggcggcggccgcagcaTTTCGATCCGCCTGGCCGCGTCCGAATTCTCTGGCAACGGGAACACCAAGAAGCTGATCATcgggctcgtcgtcgccggagtcgccgccgcggtgaTCCTCGCCGTCGTGGTCACGGTCCTCGTCCGGAGAAGCAGAAGGCTGAAGGCGTTGCGGCGAGTGGAGGGCTCCCTGACGGCGTTCACGTACCGTGACCTGCAGGTCGCGACCAAGAGCTTCTCGGagaagctcggcggcggcgcgttcggGTCGGTGTTCAAGGGGTCGCTGCTGGCGGACGGGACGCCGGTGGCGGTGAAGAAGCTGGAAGGTGTTCGTCAGGGGGAGAAGCAGTTCCGCGCGGAGGTGAGCACCATCGGCACGATCCAGCACGTCAACCTGATCAGGCTGCTCGGCTTCTGCACCGAGCGAACACGGCGGCTGCTGGTGTACGAGCACATGCCGAACGGGTCGCTGGACAGGCACCTgttcggccatggcggcggcgtcctgaGCTGGGAGGCGAGGTACCAGATCGCGCTGGGCGTGGCGAGGGGGCTCGACTACCTGCACGAGAAGTGCAGGGACTGCATCATCCACTGCGACATCAAGCCGGAGAACATCCTCCTGGACGACGCGTTCGCCGCCAAGGTCGCCGACTTCGGGCTCGCCAAGCTGATGGGGCGCGACTTCAGCCGCGTGCTGACGACGATGCGCGGGACCGTGGGCTACCTGGCGCCGGAGTGGATCACCGGCACGGCGATCACGACCAAGGCCGACGTGTTCAGCTACGGGATGATGCTGTTCGAGATCATCTCCGGGAGGAGGAACGTGGAGCAGGGGCAGGACGGCGCGGTGGACTTcttcccggcgacggcggcgcgcctccTGTTCGACGGCGACCTCAAGGGCGCCGTGgacggccgcctcgccggcaaCGCCGACATGGGCGAGGTGGAGAGGGCGTGCAAGGTGGCGTGCTGGTGCGTGCAGGACTCGGAGGCGACGAGGCCGTCCATGGGGATGGTGGTGCAGGTGCTCGAGGGGCTCGTCGACGTCAacgcgccgccgatgccgagGTCGTTCAAGGTGCTCGGCGATCCGTCCAACTACGTCAAGTTCTTCTCGGCGTTGCCGTCGATCTCATGA